The Rudaeicoccus suwonensis sequence GAGTCGCCGACCAGCAGCACGGGGATGCCCGCTTCGTCGAAGATCTCTGCGGCATACATGTCGTATGCCGTGAGCATCGCCCACTTCTCGCCGCGTTCCTTGCGTGCCTGCAGGTGAGGGATGCGGACTCGCCGCTGGGGCGCTGCCTGCGCGCCGGTGCCGTACGGGGCGGTGACTTCGGTCGGCCTGTCGCTCATGCCGGGAAGCCTAACCACGGCCGCTGATCGTAGTTCGTAGAGTGGGCGAAACACGCAAACATTAAAAAAAGCTGAGTGTTAACCCCCATTTGCTGTGAATCTGGGACAGACTTCTCGGCGTCGTCGTCCGGACACCCCGGCTGACGCACGACCGAAGGAGAGAAATGAACCGACGCATAGTGGGCGCGGCTGCCGGTACCACCGCCATGGCCGTCACCATGGTGTTCTCGGCCGGCGCAGTCGCGGCGCCGAAGGCCGCCGCACCACACCAGGCAGCCCCGGCAGTGAGTGACCCGGACGGCGTGTCGCAGCGTTCTGACGTCCTGCCGAACCCCAAGGCGGAGGCGCAGGCGAAGCTGCGCAGGGATGCCGTGGATCAGGTCGTCAAGGGCACGGCAACCGTCAAGACGGTCGGGGGCAAGAAGGTGATCGAGGTGCAGGCTCCGGAGGCCGCCACGAACGCCAAGAGCGCGCAGACCGGCAAAGCCACCAGCCAGGGTTCGAAGGGCAGCAAGGGCAAGAAGGGCAAGTACGTCGAATACGACCCCAACCGGACCACGAAGATCTTCACCACGCTGGCGGCGTTCGGCGAGCAGACCAAGCCCGCGACCGGCGGGACGGTCGGGCCGAAGCAGAACCAGATTCCCGAGCCCGACCGCTCGGTGAACAACTCGACATACTGGGTCAAGGACTTCAGCCGTCAGCACTACCTGACCATGTTCAACGCTCCGAACAAGGAGTCGTTCACCAACTTCTACAAGGCGCAGTCGCAGGGTCGCTTCCAGGTCACGTCCGATGTGACGGACTGGGTCACGGTGCCGTACAACGAGGCGCGCTACGGCCACAATCCCGTGGCCGGAGACGGCACCAGCGAGTCCGAAGGCTACTGGGCGTTCGTCGGCGACTCGCTGACCGCCTGGTACAACCAGCAGAAGGCGCTGGGTCGCTCGAATGCCGAAATCACCACGTATCTCAAGCAATTCGACACCTGGGACAGATACGACTTCGATGGTGACGGTAACTTCAACGAGCCCGACGGTTACATCGACCACTACCAGGCGATCCACGCGGGTGAGGGCGAAGAGGCCGGTGGCGGGGCTCAGGGCGATGACGCGATCTGGTCGCACCGCTGGGCCGTGCAGTCCGGCGCTGGCAAGACCGGCCCCGGCTCGAACAAATCCGGTGGGGTGCAGATCGGCAACACCGGCATCTGGGTGCAGGACTACACCACCGAGCCCGAGAACGGCGGTCTCGGTGTGTTCGCGCACGAGTTCGGTCACGACCTGGGCCTGCCCGACCTCTACGACACGGCAGGCGGCGACAACAGCACCGGCTATTGGTCGTTGATGAGCAGCGGGTCCTGGTTGAATCACGGGCAGAACGCCATCGGCGACGTGCCCGGCTACATGGGCGCCTGGGAAAAGCTGCAGCTCGGCTGGTCGGACACCCAGTCGGTGAAGTTCGGCGCCAACACGACCATCGCACTCGGCCCGGCCGATCAGGACAACAAGAACAAACCGACCGCGGTCGCGGTCAATCTGCCCGACAAGGTGCTCACCACTCAATACGTCAAGCCCTGGTCCGGCAGCTACGAGTGGTGGAGCGGGCGTGGAGACGACCTGTCGAACTCCCTCACCCGCGACGTCGACCTGACCGCGGCAACGACGGCGTCGCTGTCGGCGGCGGTGTCATACGACATCGAGGAGGGATACGACTATCTGTACCCGCAGGTCTCGACCAACGGAGGCACCTCCTGGACCGAGGTCGGCACCCCGATCAGCGGCACGAAGTCCGGCTGGTCGACGGTCAACTACGACCTGTCTGCGTACAAGGGCCAGAAGATCAAGTTCCGCTTCCTGTACGTCACCGACGGAGGCGTCAACCAGGCCGGCGCCTTCCTGGACGACCTGGCCCTGACCGTCGGCGACACCACGGTCACCGACAACGTAGAGTCCGGCACCTCGGTCTGGACACCGGCCGGATTCACCCGGATGAACGGCACGACGACCGAGAGCGTCACGCGGTACTACCTGGCCGAGTATCGCCGCTACAACGGATATGACAAGACACTCAAGCAAGGGCCGTACAACTTCGGGTTCGCCGACAAGGCGGACTGGGTCGAGCACTACCCCTACCAGGACGGCCTGCTGGTGACCTACGCCAACAACGAGTTCGTCGACAACAACACGTCCGTCCACCCCGGTGGCGGACAGGTGCTGCCGGTCGATGCCAATCCGGTGCCGCTGAGCTGGCCGAACGGCACCCGGGTGAGCAACCGGATCCAGCCGTATGACGCAACGTTCGGCCTGGAGAAGACCGACGCGTTCGTCCTGCACCGCGCAGGCGGCACGTTGTTCTTCCCCGCCCGCAAGGCGGTGTCGACCTTCGACGACACCAACCCGAACAGCTACTGGTTCGAGTCCAACCCGATGGCATCGACCAAGGTCGCCGGCACCGGCACCAAGATCGCCGTCAAAGCCAAGCAGGGCGACGGTCTGAAGGTCGCCGTGTCGTTCCAACGGTGACCACACGCTGACGCGATCACCCGTGATGCGCCCCGGAGCTCATGGCTCCGGGGCGCATCGTGCGTCCCGGCTGAT is a genomic window containing:
- a CDS encoding immune inhibitor A domain-containing protein, with protein sequence MNRRIVGAAAGTTAMAVTMVFSAGAVAAPKAAAPHQAAPAVSDPDGVSQRSDVLPNPKAEAQAKLRRDAVDQVVKGTATVKTVGGKKVIEVQAPEAATNAKSAQTGKATSQGSKGSKGKKGKYVEYDPNRTTKIFTTLAAFGEQTKPATGGTVGPKQNQIPEPDRSVNNSTYWVKDFSRQHYLTMFNAPNKESFTNFYKAQSQGRFQVTSDVTDWVTVPYNEARYGHNPVAGDGTSESEGYWAFVGDSLTAWYNQQKALGRSNAEITTYLKQFDTWDRYDFDGDGNFNEPDGYIDHYQAIHAGEGEEAGGGAQGDDAIWSHRWAVQSGAGKTGPGSNKSGGVQIGNTGIWVQDYTTEPENGGLGVFAHEFGHDLGLPDLYDTAGGDNSTGYWSLMSSGSWLNHGQNAIGDVPGYMGAWEKLQLGWSDTQSVKFGANTTIALGPADQDNKNKPTAVAVNLPDKVLTTQYVKPWSGSYEWWSGRGDDLSNSLTRDVDLTAATTASLSAAVSYDIEEGYDYLYPQVSTNGGTSWTEVGTPISGTKSGWSTVNYDLSAYKGQKIKFRFLYVTDGGVNQAGAFLDDLALTVGDTTVTDNVESGTSVWTPAGFTRMNGTTTESVTRYYLAEYRRYNGYDKTLKQGPYNFGFADKADWVEHYPYQDGLLVTYANNEFVDNNTSVHPGGGQVLPVDANPVPLSWPNGTRVSNRIQPYDATFGLEKTDAFVLHRAGGTLFFPARKAVSTFDDTNPNSYWFESNPMASTKVAGTGTKIAVKAKQGDGLKVAVSFQR